Within Buchnera aphidicola (Takecallis arundicolens), the genomic segment TCAGTAATACTATCACGTGTTGTACCTGGTATATTAGAAGTCACAACTCGATATTTGTTTAACAAAACATTAAATAATGTTGATTTACCAACATTTGGTTTTCCAATAATAGCAACCATAATATGTTGAATTAAATTATTGCTTGGTTGTGTAATTATTGTATCATACGTGGAATCTGATGGTAATAATAAATGACAATTATTCCAAATTTCTATCTGGTTTTTTAAATTTTTTATACCTACAGATTGTAACGCTGAAATTAAAAAAATATCTTTAATACCAAAACAAAAATATTCACTAAATTTATAATGATAGTTTTTTATTTTATCAATTTTATTAATAACAATAAAAATCTTTTTCGACTGTTTACGTATAACTTCAAATAATATTTTATCTTCTTCAGTAATACTAGTTTGTATATTAAAAACAAATAAAATTAAATTTGATTCACGAATTGCAATAAAAGTTTGATTTAAAATACTCTTTTGTAGTATACTATCTTTATTAGAATCTAATTGTATTCCTGCTGTATCAATAATATTAAAAACGCTATTTTTCAGCTTTAAAATACCGTACTGTCGATCTCTTGTAAAATTTATAGAATGATGTACTATAGAAACATTCTTTTTTATTAATCTATTAAATAATGTTGATTTTCCAACATTTGTTCGTCCCAATAAAACTATATTTAATATCATAAGATACAAATCCTTAAATAAAAAACAATATTATCGTA encodes:
- the der gene encoding ribosome biogenesis GTPase Der translates to MILNIVLLGRTNVGKSTLFNRLIKKNVSIVHHSINFTRDRQYGILKLKNSVFNIIDTAGIQLDSNKDSILQKSILNQTFIAIRESNLILFVFNIQTSITEEDKILFEVIRKQSKKIFIVINKIDKIKNYHYKFSEYFCFGIKDIFLISALQSVGIKNLKNQIEIWNNCHLLLPSDSTYDTIITQPSNNLIQHIMVAIIGKPNVGKSTLFNVLLNKYRVVTSNIPGTTRDSITDTVMFKKKKYVIIDTAGVRKKYNNSIESLSVLKTLHAISSTYITLLVIDYTDGFNKQDIWLLNIMIQSGKKILILINKSEKLSLLEQKKIKDYLCWKYKMINYFYIHFISALYKKGIKKIFFLINKLNNNINFIMKSSELTKIMYQAIQEYPPKFMRGKQIKLQYAHPGGYNPPTIVIHGNQLVYISKNYKRYLINFFQARLNLFGSTIKIIFKNKNNPYI